A region from the Drosophila mauritiana strain mau12 chromosome 2L, ASM438214v1, whole genome shotgun sequence genome encodes:
- the LOC117146598 gene encoding uncharacterized protein LOC117146598, whose product MANNENENGIALVKFVSVTLLILGICLLAAIPQWMILCLFGDGVLIYTIACFFVGFVVLVFIHLIEPLKYWRPCNYFVIAVCYELMTLGAASFLMNWRLVCTIVVMATALLFLGVTLLICAVLIGTGFYMNPFKLAVVGGMLFVLAFCIELMNSLLAWRYWQDVAIGVFLASVVILVISHVLITYISFEFLVRDDTILVAIVLYIAYILFLIGGRISMIYIKGNADRSATSTTSTPYDEYE is encoded by the coding sequence ATGGCGAATAATGAGAACGAGAATGGCATAGCACTGGTCAAGTTTGTATCAGTGACCCTGCTCATTTTGGGCATCTGTCTGCTGGCCGCCATTCCGCAATGGATGATCCTGTGCCTGTTTGGAGATGGTGTCCTGATATACACCATCGCCTGCTTTTTCGTGGGCTTCGTGGTGCTCGTCTTCATCCATTTGATTGAGCCGCTGAAGTACTGGAGGCCATGTAACTACTTCGTCATCGCCGTTTGCTACGAACTTATGACACTGGGGGCAGCCAGTTTTCTAATGAACTGGCGTCTGGTTTGCACCATTGTGGTGATGGCCACGGCCCTGCTTTTCCTCGGAGTCACGCTGCTCATTTGTGCCGTTCTAATTGGCACTGGATTTTATATGAACCCCTTCAAACTGGCCGTCGTGGGAGGAATGCTATTCGTTCTGGCATTCTGTATTGAACTTATGAATAGCCTGCTGGCGTGGAGGTATTGGCAGGATGTGGCTATCGGTGTCTTCCTTGCCAGTGTAGTTATTTTGGTCATCTCCCACGTGCTGATCACCTACATCAGCTTCGAGTTCCTGGTCAGAGATGACACCATCTTGGTCGCCATAGTGCTCTATATCGCCTACATACTCTTCCTGATCGGCGGTCGCATTTCCATGATATATATCAAGGGAAACGCCGATCGTTCCGCTACATCGACCACTTCAACGCCCTATGACGAATATGAATAA